The genome window AAGTCCGACAGTCCGACAGGGGTTGAAACCCCTGTCTCATACCTGAAGTCGTCGGTGGCCGACTAAGCAAGATTTTCTGCCTCTATCAAAGTCCGACAGGGGTTGAAACCCCTGTCTCATAGCTAAAGTCGTCTCAAGACGACTGTAGATTAAGGCGCACTTATCGCAACTCCCCGCGCAACTGGTTAGTATTTCAGTCGTCTTTAGACGACTTGTGCTATGAGCCCCGTGGGTTTCAACCCCTGGCGGATGGTGGAGGAATCGAGGAATCAACGAGCCCTATGCCCAAATTCCCACTCAAAACCCAAAACTCAAAACTACTCAGCTTCGGCGATCATTTGGCTATATTTCTCGGCAGACATAGCGTCATCCACTTCGCTGGGATTGTCAACGCGCACTTTCACCAGCCACCCGTCGCCGTAGGGGTCATCCCCCACCATCTCAGGGTCCTCTACAATGCCATCGTTGCGTTCTACGACAGTGCCGGTAACTGGCGCTGTCAAGCTTTCAACTGCTTTCACTGACTCGATTGAACCGAAAGCTTCGCCCTTTTCCAGCTTTGTACCGACCTCTGGCAATTCCACAAATACGATATCACCTAATTGATTCACGGCAAACTCAGTGATGCCGATCCTGGCTATGTCGCCTTCGAGTAGGATGTATTCGTGGCTGTCTAGGTATTTCAAGTCCTGTGGGTATTCTGCCATGTCTTTTCTCCCAATAAAAAAGTATTAGTTAAATCTTATTCAACTATGGGCGTTTAGTGATGACTAAGTGGAACAGAAAAAATATTAAACGCTTGCTTGTCGGAGAATTTTCTGTCAAACGACTGATGCGATCTCTAATTTTTATTTACGCATTTCTGTGTTTTTACGGTTTCTTTTTTTCAGAACGCCTAATTTTTCAACCTCCCCCATCTAGTCAGAGCGAGATCGGGGAAGTTATCAAAGTTAGCTCAGCTAATGGCGTGAAAATTTCTACTGTTCATTTTCCCAACCCGCAAGCTAAATATACCATACTTTACAGTCACGGGAATGCGGAAGACTTGGAGAGCATTTTGTGGCTGCTCAGAGAGATTCGAGATAGCGGGTTTGCTGTTTTTGCCTATGATTATCAAGGTTACGGGACGAGTCAGGGAAAGCCTTCTGAGTATAATACTTATCGCGATATTGAGGCTGCTTACAATTATTTAACCCAACATTTGGGAGTACCTGCACAGCAAATTATTCTTTACGGGCGTTCTGTGGGGGGTGGGCCGGCAATTGATTTGGCTTCGCGGCAAAAAGTCGGCGGTTTGGTGGTTGAAAGTTCGTTTGTTTCGGCTTTTCGGGTGTTGACGCGGATTCCGATTTTACCCTTTGACAAGTTT of Oscillatoria nigro-viridis PCC 7112 contains these proteins:
- a CDS encoding alpha/beta fold hydrolase, translated to MTKWNRKNIKRLLVGEFSVKRLMRSLIFIYAFLCFYGFFFSERLIFQPPPSSQSEIGEVIKVSSANGVKISTVHFPNPQAKYTILYSHGNAEDLESILWLLREIRDSGFAVFAYDYQGYGTSQGKPSEYNTYRDIEAAYNYLTQHLGVPAQQIILYGRSVGGGPAIDLASRQKVGGLVVESSFVSAFRVLTRIPILPFDKFVNIDKIGKVRSPVLVIHGKADEVVHFWHGEQLFAAAKQPKLNFWVDGAGHNDLMDVAGDRYAATLRTFAKLVDDSSRPI
- the gcvH gene encoding glycine cleavage system protein GcvH; its protein translation is MAEYPQDLKYLDSHEYILLEGDIARIGITEFAVNQLGDIVFVELPEVGTKLEKGEAFGSIESVKAVESLTAPVTGTVVERNDGIVEDPEMVGDDPYGDGWLVKVRVDNPSEVDDAMSAEKYSQMIAEAE